The DNA segment GCTACACCAGCTTACCAGGTTGCTGCAGTGAGATGGAGGACAGATAGTACTTAATACATGGACAAGGCCAAGAAAAAGCCCCACTGAGTCCCTTCCCAAGCATCTATCTTTGGTTCTAATACATAACCATATGGGCACCTGCCTGTaacaggttttctttttagtCTGGCAACAGCTTAGCTGATACCTAGTTAACTCTCCCGTGCAAAGTCTCTTTCTGgggatctttttttctctttcattcagatctttgttctgttttgtctaAATAAGGCCAGTTTGCCTTTCcttcagaggaaaggagaagggggatGTGGAGAGAGCCCTGGGGCAGTCTGGCCCTGGCCAGGTAGTTTAGGCCCTTAGTAAGGTTTTGATCATCATCTTTACTCCCACCCTCTCTTCTGCTGGGAAAGTCCCGGCCTAGGAAGCAGGGCCTGGGAGCAGCTGTGGTGGCACTCACGGCAAGTAGGCAGAGCCCCCTTGGAGTTTGGCTCCCTCCCAGAAGCAGTCGAGGGGGGTGAGGATCACGCACGGAAACAGCTTCTCAATCATCTGCCAGGGACATCCCAGGCCACATCAGTCCTGTCCCTGGGCTCCTTTCTCCACAATCTCTGTAGAATGCCCTCtgcaaccccctcccctcccctcctgactTTTAGCCTCCCCATCTCCGAGAACCTTCCCCTGCTGCAGAAAAGGTTCCACCTTGACCCCATCTCAAAGAACAGCTCAGGGTACTCACCCGCtcaatcattccattttcaattAGGGGAATTCCTGACTTGTAGCAGATTTTATTCAAATCCCAGGACCTGGAATAGCCAGGGCACAAGAGATCAGCAGAAGAGGCAGATTCCCATGCCAGCTCTGCCACAGCATGCCTCACTCCCAGCTGCTCAGGGACTCAGCCAGACTCACTTTCCATAGAGTGATACTTGCACTTTACTGGCTGCAAGGGCTGCCTGGAGGTGGAGGCCCAGTGCCTCAGGCGTGAGGATGTTCTCCCCCTCCTGGTGTGGGGTCTGTATCAACATCTGGGAGGTGTACgcagcctcctcccccagcttctcCTTGGTGTAATGCAACTCCTGGCTCACCCGGCTGCCCActgccagagacagagagaaagctggggaaaAGAGCTTTAGTGGATTGGAGCTCTGGGGAATGTGGGACCCTAGCCTGCTGAGGCTTCCCAGGAAAAGTGGGAGAAGTGCTCTGAAAGGAGCCTCTACTTTTCCTCTGATGGCCATTCTGACTCCACAGGCTCCTGGCCCTCTGGCTGGAATCTGGAGCTTTGCAGGGAAGTGAGAGACCTCAGTTGTATGGCTCTATAGAATTCTTGTGTTGTCTAAGATTTAAGCATGAATCAGGTTGGCTAGGTTTGGAGCAAATAACTTCAAAATGACAGGTCAGTATGAGTTGGGTTGGGGCTGCGGTTTTGGAGGTATCCTGGTAAAGGAGCCCTCACTCAGTCCCTCTCTGCTCTGGTAAGGAAGACAAGGAGGGACAAAAGGGACCAATAGAGAGGTTGCCATTGGGAGGGTCTTCTAAAAGAACAGATCTAGTGCTAGGACTGGTTCTTAGTTCAGGTTGTCCCAGGCAATGCTTTATAGCCATACATCTTTTTGCTATTGCTATTGTTCTGCCAAGAGGGTGGGGATGGAAGTGCCTGGTAATAATGGGCCCTGTGGTGGCATAGGTGAGAGGGAGGATCAGATAGTCTTTCAGTGTGACGCTGTCAACATACTGCTTCCACTCATGCAAGTACCTGGAATCAGCTCACGTACCCTGGCAGAGGTGACAGCAACATGGACCAAGGGGAAGAAAACGTTCCCAGATCCCTTTCACCAGTCTCACTGTCCAGGCAACAGGGAGACCCAGCGCCAGGCCTGCCTTAGTCTCCTTGATCTTGGCAACCCTCAAGTCCAGCATTGTACTGGCCACAGAGTCATGGTCTCTAACTGGGgcctagcaggggaggggtgctgtGAGGGGATATGGCCTGCCTGTGGTTTGGAGGAGGGCAAGGGCAAGTGCCAAATCACTCCTGAGGCTTTATGGACTTGGTCTGGGCTTAGGCCCAGTTCTGCTTCCACCTGTCCAGGACCTCTGCCTGTTGGTCACTGCCATTCCTGGGGCCCACATGTATATCTTCTCTGAGGCTCCAGCCCCATCGGTGATCATCGTGGTCccccatctctttttctttttttgctttattttagacagagagagtgtgtgagagtgcCTATGTGCTCAcactggggcagggtgggggcatgcagagggagaggaagaatcccaagcaggcttcgccctgtcagcacggatcccaccaccctgggatcatgacctgagctgaatttgagttggatgcttaacccgctgagccacgcaggtgcccctcccaaTCTCTTTTTCAAGCCCATATAATCTCCTTACTCATgagagtcccaaacccttagtaGCAACCCCCCAACACAGATTTGCCCATCTGCTTACATTTTCCCACTCAAATCACATTCCTGGCCCTCTCTCACGAATGTAGCCTCCCATAGCCATGCTGcctgcttccatatatttttcttccttttctgactctccttcctccccaggcctGTACTGTACTACAGTGTTTATTTCACCAGGCTTAGGCCAAACCTGCTACaaggagggacaggaggggacAAAAATAAGCTCTTCATTGTAAGTGAGTttgctgaggggagggaggcacaggagaaggaaggaacCCAGAGAGGGCTATCAAGAAagcaagagaggggtgcctgggtggctcagtccatccaacttttggtttcggctccaggtcatgatctcacagtttgtgagttctagccctgtatcggactctgtgctgacagtgtggagcctgcttgggattctctctctctccctctctctctgcccctaccctgctcacttactctctctcaaaataaataaacttaaaaaaaaaaaaaaaagaaagcaagagaaatactGGCAATGTAAAGCATAACATCAAAGAAAATAAGGAATCCtaagaaaaaatgaggaaaagcaaaAGGTAAACTTCTGCTGACAACAATGATGATGATAGACATGAGGACAGATGAACTGGGATGTATTGTGCGGGCAAGAAGAGACAGCAGGTGGAAGGGAGAGCCTGGAAACTCTgtacagacctgggtttgagcctTGGCTCTGACACTTAGTCTGTgctttgggaaaattacttagtctctctgaccctcagtttcctcatctgtcaagtggggaCAATACCTACCTTGGTAGAATTAGCATCAATGCAGGCAAAGCACTAACTGCCCAACACATAGTAGGTACAGACAAGAATTGTTATTTAATAGCTGCTGGGAGAGAGGCTGTGGGACAGAAAAACGAGAAAGAACTTGGAGtaacaaagaatgaatggggaggaagtaggagaaaaggagaaggagatgtTAAAATCAAGTCTGTTGAATGCTTTTGTGCCTCTACAAAAGAGAGAATATAACTGGTTAGCCAGCATGGAAAAAGAACCCACCTTATACGTAATCCTGTAAGTGTGAATTAAAACAGCAGTAAATTACTGTCTATcaaactagcaaaaaaaaaaaaaaaattgatagcaCTCATTGCTGGCTTACAGGAGTGGACTCTTCCTACCACCAAAGTGTAATTTGGTATGATATTTGGGGGAAAGCAATATTGTAATATGTATCAGACCTTGAGAAATGTTCGTAATCCTTGGTCCAGAAATTCTCCATGCAAGGGCCTATAAGCAAAGACATAGGCTTTTTTGGAGTGAACTGGGAGCCATGGTAGcttttgagcagagaagtgagATGACCTTTTTCATCACTGAACAATACATTCTGGAGCTGAACTATGAATGAATAGGAATTGGCCAGGGAAGAAGGTCAGGAAAGGGCATTCTGGGCCAAGTTATGTGTAGGGAACTGTCAAAGACTCAGCATTGCTGAGTGAAAGAGAGACAATGCTAGAGAAGAAATCAAGTTAGGTTGCGAGGGCCTAGAATGTGTGCTAAGGAACTGGATTCTGGAGTCTCCCCAGACCCTAATAGAAAGTGGTAGAAGGACTCTAAGCAGGGGATGGACTTGGCTAGATTTATATACACCACAGGAGGGCAGTGTAGAGGCAGAGTTGAAGGTGAGGCTTGCAGAAGATTGGTCACTTCTCTAACAGACTTTGATTTTGTTGGCCATTCTCTGAAAGGCCCAGTGATTCAGGGCAGCTGGatccctccccagcctcagggGGGTGGAATTTGATTAGTTAATCACAGTAATTCCATTGCCTTTGCCAAGTGAAGGGTTTAGGCATATGAAGCTACACAGTTCTTGCCAAAGTGACCAAATGGGAAGTCGGCTGGGGGGCTTCTGGTAAAATTTCCCTCACTTCCAAAATTTCCCCCAGACAGGACGGGATGACGTCCCTTTTCTGACACTGCAATAGCCACTTGGGACAAGGAGGTGGTAAGCCTGAGGACAAAAGGCCAACATGCTGAACAAGGCAgaggagaagacaggaagaaCCTGTGTCCTTACTGATGTCCTTAGGTTTTGAATTAACCATCCTGGAACTTCTCTACTGTGTACTACCAGATTTCTTGTTACAGGGATAATAAATcaatcttcttccttccttcctccaccctccttcccttttttttttctctttcacgtGGCTAAAAGCATATCAAATGATACAATCAGGAGTGTACTACCAGAGACTGAGAAAGGCCTCATCTAGAGCAATGGCCACATGGGTGGAAAGGAGGAGTCTGTTATGAGAAAGGTTAACAAAGAAGAATTTGCTGGCTTAGTAACCAGTTAGGTAAGCAAGAACTGAGGCTGACTCCCAAGGTTTCAGCCTTGTGTCTTTGAGTGGATAGTCGTTCCACCAATTGATATGTTGCATCCTGCCTTCTAGATAGAATGGCTACATGTTCCTTCTTTTCAGGGATAGCTCCAATTTCAAACCATCTCTCTCACTGATCCTGTAAGTATTGGTTGGGctatatgttgtgtttttttattttagaggtcaATCTATCTCTGGGCCTTTTAGCTTTAAAGTTGATCAGGAAGGACAAGTTACTTTCCAAGTCTCTCACCATGGCAAAGTTGTAAGGGACCCTGAACTCTGGTCCAGAACTCTGATAGCCAGTGAGTGTcctgcttctttctttgcttcctgtattagcaaaacaggaaaggaatagACAAATACTCTTCAGTCCTCACCTTGATCAGCTCCTCATTGCCTAGGGCATTGCTGGGAGAAGCCTCAACTATAGATGTACAGAGACAAGATCAGGTCAGGATCATTGCTTTGACCTCACCCCCAGCTCTAGCTGATATAGGACACAGCAGGAttctgaaataaaggaaaaagccCTAGGAATTGGATACCACCCTCTAATATCACCCTTCCACAAACAGCAGAAAAAATCTGGTGGGATCTAGCTTGTCCTGTGCTGGAGTAATAGGAGAGAAGATAAGGAACAGGAACATGGAGGTTCAAGCAGTGTTTAGATGGGAAAGCTCtgggaaatggagaaagaggaagaggggagagacagCTTCTATTGTAGCAGGAAATCCAACAGTCATTTGGGACCACCCAGGCAGCAgtggtgtgtgggtgggggtatgtgtatgtgcgtgtatgcacatgtgtgtcctggggctgggggcaggcaggcaggcacagaGAAACATCTGCTCTGGACCCCAGGGCTGGCCTAGAGTGGATATGTATGCGTGAGCCTGCAGAGGGCTGCggcagggtggggatggggtgtgggagCCCAACATGCAGGCGGGCAGGCTCCAAGAAACATTTGCTGTGCATCCTAGGGCTTGCCAGTGTTTGAAATAACTCAAGGGTGTGAGACTCTAACCTGGCCCTGCCTTTGGGtgtgggccagggctgggggaggttTGGGGGAGGCCACAAATGCAAATTTCCCAGGAAAGACCAGGTAAGAGTTTGACTCTATTGAAGGGCTAACATATGAAACCAGGCCTCAGGAAAGAAGAGTTATGCcaaaattattaataagaaaCCATCTTTAACGCTTCCATTAGGAAGTGAGGATTTGGTTGCATCTGACTCCACTGTTGCCTCAAAGGGCAGACCCTGTGCCGCTTTTTCCCACTAATTGCAGGGGGCCTAGGTGCATGGGACCTCTCCATGGAGGCTTGCCAGATGATTTACTCAGTTTCCCCAGCCCAGTTCTAATTTTCCAGATTCTCCTGGTTAGGTGTGATCTCTCCTTGCCTTCTCTTATTCAATGTAATCACATTCTGCTCTACATTATATTGCATCCTAACACATATTTTACTTTCCTTGCTACTGAAAGATGGGTCTTAGTTTGGTTGCCTTTACAAACCCTGCCATGccataaaaaatacacataaaaagttGGCAATAATtgctaaataaacacacacatgctcacagaTAACTATTCTATATACCTATCCACAGGACTCAATCATCTGCAGATGTCCATTTACAGGTGTGGGAGGGAGCACTGCTCCCAGACGCCCAGGCTTTGGCAGACAGGTACCCCTTCCAGACCCAGAGCCAAGCCCACTAGAACTCAGTAGTCAGCTCCTCACGCTGTTCTTGTCTTAGGCTCACCATATCCAAGCAGCTATGACTAGTGTCCACAACTCACCTTCCACCCAGAGCTGTTCTAGGTCTGTCTCAATGATGGCCACACGGAGACCCAGTGCCAGGGCTCCAAAGGCCAACAGGCCCAGGAAGAGCACTTTGCCACAGTGTCTCTGGATCCCGCAGCCCAGAGAGAAGAGCAGGCCCTGGAAGTAAGCACGAAGCCAGAGTGGAGCCTTTAGGCTCCCAGCTAGGATCTGGGATGGAAAGAGAAGGGTCAGCCAGGCATTACTGCAACAATGCATGaaatccttcctttttctccttatgTACACCCTCTGCCCAAGCCCTAGCTTCTTGCTTTCTGGATGCAGGACAGGTAGGACCTACAGAGACACAGGCCCAAACTTGGAAAAGATTTAACTCTATTCCCTGCCACCCACCCAATACACACCCAAGGAAGGCACAGACCCCTTTTCTGAGagtagaatacatatatatacatacatctgtTTTCAGGTGGACAGAGGTGAAACCCAGACACACTCTCACCGGCCAGATGTtgaggagacacagaaaggcaCACACACCCTTAAGGGGTGGGCAATAACACCCTGCACTTTAGAGACATCACACCTTGCTGAGTGACAGACCTGGGGTCTCTAGACCTTGTCCCAATCTTTCTAACCCGTTTCCACTCCACTCACCTGGGGTGATGCGGCTCGAGCTGGGGGTGTATAGACAGGGGGCAGCTCCTGGAGTGGCGGCGGCCGAGCCATGCTGGCGGGGATGGGGGGCGTGGGCGCCCCCAACTCGCGTTATCTGGGATTCTCCATAGGCTGGCCTGGTACCCCTGTACTGCGGGGCCCGGCGTCGGGACTCAGTGGGGCCGCTTAGACGCGGCGTGGGTGAGGGGTGGGATGCTGGTGAGCAGCGGCGGCTGTGAGGGGGAAGAGCGCAAGGAGATGCGGGTGCCGGAGTCAGTCCCGCGTTCAGGCAGAGCTACCGGCCCGCGACAAGCCGCGCGGCAAGCGGTGGAGAACGCAGTGAGGAGGAGGCGTCCTTAGcccagaaaaagggagagggccGGGACGACGCCCTCCCATTGGCTGAGGGATCCGTAAATTACTCGGAGCCGCGCGGCCGGATCTGCTGCTAGGCAACGGCGccgcgggtgggggcggggcaggagacCACCCAGGCAGGGCCACCCCACGCCTTGCTTCCCCAGCCGCCTGCGGGGCCctgggggagaagcagggagggagatcCCGAGGACGCACGGCGCTGGCCAAGTATGAGCTAGGAGACGCCAGTGCTGAGAAAGGGTATCTGCTGACTGACCCGCCAAGACCCAAAGACTCCTTTCCGCTCTTTTCTGCCTCCACACTTGCCCCTTTCAGTCCACTCTCCACTGAAGCCAGAGTTATCtctctaaaatgcaaatttgatGATTGCTCTAGAACACAAAGCCCTTTTGGAGCGCGGAGCCCTGCATGATCTAGCTAAAGCCTCTCTCATAGTTCCTTCACACCCACCCGATGTTCTTTCCAGCCCTACAGAGTTACATGTAATTTCCTAAAGGCACCATGCTATTCCAGGCGTTTCTGCCTTTGTACGTGTTGTGGCCCTGTTGTCTTGGCAGACAACCTTCAAAACAACATGAATCGGTCACCTCTCTTTGAAGCCTTCCTTGATTCGCACTTCCGCCTGATGTAGTTGCTTCTTTCATTGTGCTCCTTATAACTAGACAATAAGTAGGTGCTCAATTGTTGAGTAAATCACTGCGAGTTGGAGAAACCAGGGTGGAAAGGACTGGAAACGGAATAGTTCCTTTATTAAGCTTTCATCAACTATCCTGAGTACCGTTTCTGCCAGGTTTCTGAATGATTAACCCTGAGTGGCAGAGGAGGGTAAAATCGATATTCTAACATGTAaggtttggaaaagagaaaaataatctccAATAAACTCATTACTCTAACACAACCACTACTCTCTCCGGCCAATTTCTTGGTCAGTTCTTCCAGACTTGTTTACCATTACATCATTAACATTACATTGTTACTACATAGTCTTTGTATCAGTTATTTGGAGAATGTCCTTAGGACAGATTCCCAGAAGTGAGGGTGTTGGGTCAAAAAGCATGAACATTTTTATGGCTCTTGCTACACATTGCCAAACTGCTTTTTGAAAACGTGTCAATTAACATTATTTCCAGAGCCTCAGTCCTGGGGAAAGGGAAATTTCAGACTGAGGGGATGAACCACCTAACTGGTTTGCCACATCTGTTGGTCCATTCTTCCAGCAAAATGCCAGTGGAGGAATCAATACATGTATGATGCTGTTGGCCAAGTAGTAACTACGCATTAAAAAGCAGCATATGTGCATAGcactttcttcttccctgttATCCTCTTGTGGATAAAGAAAGTGTATGGAAGATGGTGGAATAGGAGGATCCAAGAAAATGTATCCTCAGGAATTCTCTGGATATAGAAATAGTCTCTAAACTAGCTGTATGGGCCCCTGGATTGCTCTTGGGGCAACAGCTGAGTATGGCTGGGTACTCAAGCAGAAAGGCTCTGTTGTAAGTAGCTCTTgagacttccttcctttttaccaGACTCCGCAAGACATAAAGTCCATAGAGAAAGATTTGTAATTGCCTGGGCCTTGGGACTCTGCTTCCACCGCAGGCCCACCATTGCTAACAACTGTGGTGAAGTCCAGCATTTCTGTGGATGCTTCCAGGGCAGGGCTTGCCTGCTGGGAAAATTTCTTGCCAAACTCCAAAGACCAATGTGGGAGAAACTGGTCTGCAGTTCTAACCATTCCAACTCAGGGCCTAGTGCCCTCTGGCTGCTCCAAGCTCCAAGATGACCTTTCTTTTCCCCAACAAAGTGATCTCCTGAGTGCAGCTGAGCTCAATCAGAGCAACCTAAAGCCATAGACCCCAGGGAACAGGAAGGGCAGTAGAAACTCGTCTTTTTTACGCTACAAGCAGCCTGCTTCACTGTGGAACAGCCTGGTTCAGTGTCACTTCCACTGGGCCTGGAAATGTGTTTTGGATTAAAACCAGAGAAATACCCCAAAgaataacaaaagagaaaagccatTTAATTAAATTCATTATCACTAAGGAGTAAATCTAATTACTGACTGAGACAACATCCTTTAAGGTCTGTTATGTGTCCACCCCTTTGCTAAGTTCTAGGGTTGCAGGGTACCTGCTTTTTAGAAGTTCATAGTCTAAGAGGGAGCACAGAGACCACAGGGGAAAACACTGTGAGCTGGAATACTCAGGGAGGTTTAACTTGGATTGGATGGGAGAGGTGGGAAGATGACCAAATTGAAAAGGAGAAGACATGGTTCAAGGTCTGGATCTATCATTTACTGCTTAtgagatcttgggcaagtcacataatCTCTGACATTGacataagaattaaataatatatgtggCTGATGAGCAGTGTAGGTAGGGTCCATGTAGGAGGAACTAGGTTAGACCTTCTTCCCTTGGCATTCTCCCAGGCTTCTCACTCATGCTTTGGGCTGCCTTTGTTATCTGGGCTGGGCAGGGTCAGTGACCCTGAGATGtagaggagggaagcagggatccctggtgccccccgcccccaccgccatCCATTATGTTTAGTGGCCAAACTTGGGAATGTATACCCCTTCCCTGTAGGCAGCTTTAGGCCAATAGCACCTGTCAAGTCTCTAGTGTCAGAGGCTGCAACCTGAGATCAGAGAATGGCCTTTTACCTGGAAGGTGGAGTAAGAAGAGAGGCTGAAAATCAAAGCAGAATCTCCCCATTTATCCATGGCAGAAAAGCCTGATGCAATCCTTCTGGGTGGTGGCAGATGGCTCAGGTTGAGGATGTCACCCTGGCTTCAAGTAGAAGGTGTTATCTTGCTcagcctctttccttccctgtgagCTCCATCAGAACTAAGCTTTCTAGCCCTTGTGTCTGGGTGGTCCTTCCCATACCCACTCCCCCTTCC comes from the Acinonyx jubatus isolate Ajub_Pintada_27869175 chromosome C1, VMU_Ajub_asm_v1.0, whole genome shotgun sequence genome and includes:
- the PTCH2 gene encoding protein patched homolog 2 isoform X10: MARPPPLQELPPVYTPPARAASPQILAGSLKAPLWLRAYFQGLLFSLGCGIQRHCGKVLFLGLLAFGALALGLRVAIIETDLEQLWVEVGSRVSQELHYTKEKLGEEAAYTSQMLIQTPHQEGENILTPEALGLHLQAALAASKVQVSLYGKSWDLNKICYKSGIPLIENGMIERMIEKLFPCVILTPLDCFWEGAKLQGGSAYLPNLVSWCSLGALGGSTLHTLHMEGQMNS